Proteins found in one Actinokineospora alba genomic segment:
- the narI gene encoding respiratory nitrate reductase subunit gamma, which yields MSTVLWLALPYVAFTSFVLGHIWRYRHDQFGWTTRSSQLYEGRLLRLGSPLFHFGLLAVIGGHAMGILIPASWTAAVGISDHAYHLVSVTAGTLSGVATMAGLAILLYRRFTVPAVRKATTANDKIMYALLVVAILTGMVNTVGENLIGGGYDYRATVSVWFRSLFSIAPQPELMTGVPLSFQVHNVMVLALLAVWPYTRLVHVFSAPLGYLVRPYVVYRSRDPKRPDARPYARAWETPSKH from the coding sequence ATGAGCACCGTCCTGTGGCTCGCGCTGCCGTACGTGGCGTTCACGTCGTTCGTCCTCGGCCACATCTGGCGCTACCGGCACGACCAGTTCGGCTGGACCACGCGGTCCAGCCAGCTCTACGAGGGCAGGCTGCTGCGGCTGGGCAGCCCGCTGTTCCACTTCGGCCTGCTGGCCGTCATCGGCGGCCACGCCATGGGCATCCTGATCCCCGCCAGCTGGACCGCCGCCGTCGGCATCTCCGATCACGCCTATCACCTGGTGTCCGTCACCGCCGGGACGCTGTCCGGTGTCGCGACGATGGCCGGACTCGCGATCCTGCTCTACCGGCGGTTCACCGTGCCCGCGGTGCGCAAGGCCACCACCGCGAACGATAAGATCATGTACGCGCTGCTGGTGGTGGCCATCCTGACCGGGATGGTCAACACCGTCGGCGAGAACCTCATCGGTGGCGGCTACGACTACCGCGCCACCGTCTCAGTGTGGTTCCGCAGCCTTTTCAGCATCGCTCCCCAGCCGGAGCTCATGACCGGGGTCCCGCTCAGCTTCCAGGTCCACAACGTGATGGTCCTGGCGCTGCTGGCGGTCTGGCCGTACACCCGCCTGGTCCACGTCTTCAGCGCCCCACTGGGCTACCTCGTCCGCCCTTATGTCGTTTACCGCAGTCGCGACCCCAAGCGTCCCGACGCCCGCCCCTACGCCCGCGCCTGGGAAACGCCTTCGAAGCACTGA
- the narJ gene encoding nitrate reductase molybdenum cofactor assembly chaperone has protein sequence MSPMRLGRKAGREAAEQLSERDQRLVWRIAALLLDYPNQQTLDMLPALGPAADSLPAPAGPALRSFVDHAAAAPDLDLAAHYVETFDLRKRACLHLTYYAYGDTRKRGMALLRLKHAYKAADVELDEHELPDHLSVVLEFAATADPTTGRRLLVEHRPVIELVRLSLVDIGSPYHQVLDAVCSTLPELNTADRRRIAELAAQGPPDEEVGLEPFAMDPSLMEPDLGGRR, from the coding sequence ATGAGCCCGATGCGACTGGGCCGCAAGGCAGGCCGGGAGGCCGCCGAGCAGCTTTCCGAGCGTGACCAGCGGTTGGTGTGGCGTATCGCCGCGCTGCTGCTGGACTACCCGAACCAGCAGACCCTGGACATGCTGCCCGCGCTGGGCCCCGCGGCCGATTCCCTTCCCGCGCCCGCCGGGCCAGCCCTGCGGTCCTTTGTGGACCATGCGGCCGCCGCCCCGGACCTCGACCTGGCCGCGCACTACGTCGAGACCTTCGACCTGCGCAAACGCGCCTGCCTGCACCTGACCTACTACGCCTACGGCGACACCCGCAAGCGCGGCATGGCGTTGCTCCGCCTGAAACACGCCTACAAGGCCGCCGACGTCGAACTCGACGAACACGAGCTGCCCGACCACCTGTCGGTGGTCCTGGAGTTCGCCGCGACCGCGGACCCGACGACCGGCCGACGGCTCCTCGTCGAGCACCGTCCGGTGATCGAACTCGTCCGGCTCTCCCTGGTGGACATCGGTTCCCCGTACCACCAGGTGCTGGACGCGGTCTGCTCGACGCTGCCCGAGCTCAACACCGCGGACCGGCGCCGGATCGCCGAACTGGCCGCGCAGGGCCCGCCCGACGAGGAGGTGGGTCTCGAACCGTTCGCGATGGACCCCAGCCTGATGGAACCCGACCTCGGAGGACGCCGATGA
- the narH gene encoding nitrate reductase subunit beta: MKVMAQLAMVMNLDKCIGCHTCSVTCKQAWTNRSGVEYVWFNNVETRPGQGYPRQYQDQERWKGGWERTKGGKLRLRSGSRVRRLLNIFANPDLPEVSDYYEPWTYDYENLLAAPPSDTTPTARPKSLITGKDTEVTWGANWDDDLGGGPAQISKDPVLAKVSEQVKLEFEQTFMFYLPRICEHCLNPSCAAACPSGAIYKRSEDGIVLVDQDKCRGWRQCVSGCPYKKIYFNHKTGKAEKCTFCYPRVEVGIPTVCSETCVGRLRYIGVLLYDADAVAEAAAVPDDKDLYPAQLNVFLNPHDPRVVAEAERAGIAGEWIEAAQNSPVYRLIVDYQLALPLHPEYRTMPMVWYVPPLSPVVDVLAETGHDGEDADNLFGAIDALRIPVEYLAELFTAGDVGPVRASLQRLGAMRAHMRKVNLGEEPDPEIAASVRLREGEIEAMYRLLAIAKYEDRYVIPNGAGSDAHRLDALATGCSLDGDGGPGMTAFDVMAEKFHLTDTNDAAPPDKSDRVNLLNWDGKTASGLFPTKPRATGTDPAAPTSETVR, from the coding sequence ATGAAGGTCATGGCGCAGCTGGCGATGGTGATGAACCTCGACAAGTGCATCGGCTGCCACACCTGCAGTGTCACCTGCAAGCAGGCGTGGACGAACCGCTCCGGCGTCGAGTACGTGTGGTTCAACAACGTGGAAACCCGCCCAGGGCAGGGATACCCGCGCCAATACCAGGACCAGGAGCGGTGGAAGGGCGGCTGGGAGCGCACCAAGGGCGGCAAGCTCAGGCTGCGCAGCGGCTCGCGGGTCCGGCGGCTGCTGAACATCTTCGCCAACCCCGACCTGCCCGAGGTGTCGGACTACTACGAGCCGTGGACCTACGACTACGAGAACCTGCTCGCCGCGCCGCCGTCGGACACCACCCCGACGGCCCGGCCGAAGTCGCTGATCACCGGCAAGGACACCGAGGTCACCTGGGGCGCCAACTGGGACGACGACCTCGGCGGCGGGCCGGCGCAGATCAGCAAGGACCCGGTGCTGGCCAAGGTGTCCGAACAGGTCAAGCTCGAGTTCGAGCAGACGTTCATGTTCTACCTGCCGCGGATCTGCGAGCACTGCCTCAACCCGTCCTGCGCGGCCGCCTGCCCGTCCGGCGCGATCTACAAGCGCAGCGAGGACGGCATCGTCCTGGTCGACCAGGACAAGTGCCGCGGCTGGCGGCAGTGTGTGTCGGGCTGCCCGTACAAGAAGATCTACTTCAACCACAAGACCGGCAAGGCCGAGAAGTGCACCTTCTGCTACCCGCGCGTCGAGGTCGGCATCCCCACGGTGTGCTCGGAGACCTGCGTCGGACGGTTGCGTTACATCGGCGTGCTGCTCTACGACGCCGACGCGGTGGCCGAAGCGGCGGCGGTGCCGGATGACAAGGACCTCTACCCGGCCCAGCTCAACGTGTTCCTCAACCCGCACGACCCGCGCGTGGTCGCCGAGGCGGAGCGCGCGGGCATCGCGGGCGAGTGGATCGAGGCAGCGCAGAACTCGCCCGTCTACCGCCTGATCGTCGACTACCAGCTCGCCCTGCCGCTGCATCCGGAATACCGCACGATGCCGATGGTCTGGTACGTCCCGCCGCTGTCCCCGGTGGTGGACGTGCTCGCCGAGACCGGGCACGACGGCGAGGACGCGGACAACCTGTTCGGCGCCATCGACGCCCTGCGCATCCCGGTCGAGTACCTCGCGGAACTGTTCACCGCGGGCGACGTCGGCCCGGTTCGGGCGTCGCTGCAGCGCCTGGGCGCGATGCGCGCGCACATGCGCAAGGTCAACCTCGGTGAGGAGCCCGACCCCGAGATCGCGGCGTCGGTCCGGCTGCGGGAAGGCGAGATCGAGGCGATGTACCGGCTGCTGGCCATCGCCAAGTACGAGGACCGATACGTGATCCCGAACGGCGCGGGCTCCGACGCCCACCGGCTCGACGCGCTGGCCACCGGCTGCAGCCTCGACGGCGACGGCGGGCCCGGCATGACCGCGTTCGACGTGATGGCCGAGAAGTTCCACCTGACCGACACCAACGACGCCGCGCCGCCGGACAAGTCCGACCGGGTCAACCTGCTCAACTGGGACGGCAAGACCGCGTCCGGTCTGTTCCCCACCAAGCCCCGCGCCACGGGGACCGATCCCGCCGCACCCACCTCGGAGACCGTCCGATGA